A genomic window from Serinus canaria isolate serCan28SL12 chromosome 4A, serCan2020, whole genome shotgun sequence includes:
- the SPRY3 gene encoding protein sprouty homolog 3 yields the protein MQLSSSVPELSCEETMDPPAEDFQQVLSIDQIRSIRASNNYVERPAACFQQDRSNPSLSQPPHKQEWSQDRLPSSTFQDLHLSHSQQHQMPPLQPHLSHSSTASSVSQSTTASEQRLLSSLTPSHSGHSLVRTQPRGAELKAEESPRKGAEPPPPHGHLLLCEACGRCRCPRCTAARSLPSCWLCNQRCLCSAESLLDYGTCLCCVKGLFYHCSTDDEDTCADDPCSCGPGSCCARWAAMSVLSLLLPCLCCYFPTLGCLKLCQRGYDGLKRPGCRCQSHTNTVCRKISSASGTAFPKTLDKPV from the coding sequence atgcagctctctTCCAGCGTGCCTGAACTCAGCTGTGAGGAGACCATGGACCCACCCGCCGAGGACTTCCAGCAGGTCCTGTCCATCGACCAAATCCGCTCCATCCGTGCCAGCAACAACTATGTGGAGAGGCCGGCGGCGTGCTTCCAGCAAGACCGCTCCAACCCCTCGCTGTCTCAGCCCCCGCACAAGCAGGAGTGGTCCCAGGACCGGCTACCGTCTTCCACCTTCCAGGACCTGCAcctcagccacagccagcagcaccagatgCCACCTCTGCAGCCGCACCTGAGCCACTCGAGCACGGCCAGCTCGGTGTCGCAGAGCACCACGGCCTCCGAGCAGCGCCTGCTGAGCAGCCTGACGCCGTCGCACTCCGGGCACTCGCTGGTGCGGACTCAGCCCCGCGGGGCTGAGCTGAAGGCGGAGGAGTCCCCGCGGAAgggcgcggagccgccgccgccgcacgGGCACCTGCTGCTGTGCGAGGCGTGCGggcgctgccgctgcccgcGCTGTACGGCCGCCCGCAGCCTGccctcctgctggctctgcaacCAGCGCTGCCTCTGCTCCGCCGAGAGCCTCCTCGACTATGGGACCTGCCTCTGCTGCGTCAAGGGGCTCTTCTACCACTGCTCCACCGACGACGAGGACACCTGCGCCGACGACCCCTGCTCCTGCGGGCCGGGCTCCTGCTGCGCCCGCTGGGCTGCCATGAGCGTCCTGTCCCTTCTCttgccctgcctctgctgctaCTTTCCCACCCTGGGGTGCCTCAAACTTTGCCAGCGGGGTTATGACGGCCTGAAACGCCCCGGCTGCCGCTGCCAGAGCCACACCAACACGGTCTGCAGAAAGATCTCCTCGGCCAGCGGCACGGCCTTCCCCAAAACGCTGGACAAGCCGGTATGA